In one window of Nocardioides panacisoli DNA:
- a CDS encoding L,D-transpeptidase family protein produces MRLLRRIVLVLALLTTGAVTVGAAYAAGLVDRDDLWPGARTEAAQQGTPSARPAPSPSAASPSAPASAGATTTAPEPTRTPTTSAPSPSRTATPSPTPTLTPGPRLLGQGDRGDEVRDLQARLRQIRWFDHSVTGYYGDVTATAVRGFQGKRGFPVTGEVDRRTLDRLREMSREPTAAELTDAPIGNQPGTLDARCSSGRVLCIDKSSRTLRWVVDGTVQRTVDVRFGRESMPTREGSFAVRFKSRDHVSSIYDTSMPFAMFFSGGQAVHYSPDFAANGYNGASHGCVNVRDRDAIATLFDQVRVGDRVVVYWS; encoded by the coding sequence ATGAGGCTCCTACGACGCATCGTGTTGGTGCTGGCACTGCTGACCACGGGAGCCGTCACCGTGGGCGCGGCGTACGCCGCCGGGCTGGTGGACCGCGACGACCTCTGGCCGGGCGCAAGGACCGAGGCGGCGCAGCAGGGGACGCCGTCGGCGCGTCCCGCACCGTCGCCGAGCGCCGCGTCCCCCAGCGCCCCCGCGAGCGCCGGGGCCACGACGACGGCACCCGAGCCCACACGCACGCCCACGACGAGCGCACCGTCGCCGAGCCGGACGGCGACCCCGTCCCCGACGCCGACGCTCACCCCCGGCCCCCGACTGCTCGGACAGGGCGACCGGGGTGACGAGGTCCGCGACCTCCAGGCCAGGCTGCGCCAGATCCGCTGGTTCGACCACTCCGTGACCGGCTACTACGGCGACGTCACCGCGACCGCGGTGCGCGGCTTCCAGGGCAAGCGGGGCTTCCCGGTGACCGGCGAGGTCGACCGGCGCACCCTGGACCGGCTGCGCGAGATGTCGCGCGAGCCGACCGCGGCCGAGCTCACCGACGCCCCGATCGGCAACCAGCCGGGCACCCTCGACGCCCGCTGCAGCAGCGGCCGCGTGCTGTGCATCGACAAGTCCAGCCGGACCTTGCGCTGGGTCGTCGACGGCACCGTCCAGCGCACCGTCGACGTGCGGTTCGGCCGGGAGAGCATGCCGACCCGGGAGGGCTCGTTCGCGGTGCGGTTCAAGAGCCGTGACCACGTGTCGTCGATCTACGACACCTCGATGCCCTTCGCGATGTTCTTCTCCGGTGGCCAGGCGGTGCACTACTCGCCCGACTTCGCCGCCAACGGCTACAACGGCGCCTCGCACGGCTGCGTCAACGTGCGCGACCGCGACGCCATCGCCACGCTCTTCGACCAAGTGCGCGTCGGCGACCGGGTCGTCGTCTACTGGTCCTGA